One window from the genome of Paenibacillus azoreducens encodes:
- a CDS encoding SNF2-related protein: MSLRKHQRDVTARIIYSGTALMAHEVGAGKTAAMIAAGMYLRRIGAVHKPLYCVPNHLTEQWANEFLRFFPSANVLVTTKKDFSLANRQRFVSKIAMGNYDAVIIGHSQFEKIPISRERQEQLLQDEIRNVSRMINQMKKEKGDNWSIKQMVVFENNLKSRLEHLMNESKKDDLLTFEQLGVDMLFVDEAHAYKNCFTFTKMRNVAGIGKSSSQRAIDMLLKCQYLQEMNQGRGVVFATGTPISNSMSEMYVMQRFLQPHLLQKLGLNFFDNWAATFGEVVSSLEITPEGSGYRMKSRFAKFHNLPELMSMFRLVADIQTADMLKLPVPLLEGDKASVIVSDRSPYQEQMMDEFVERAEKIRNNEVDAKEDNMLKLTHEAKLMSIDPRLVHEDAPVDPMSKLNLCINNVFDIWQETQANRLTQVIFSDSGTPKSGQFNVYDEMKSQLVLRGIPEQEIAFIHDVNTDAAREALFEQVRRGEIRILLGSTQKMGTGTNIQTKLIAAHHIDCPWRPSDIIQRDGRILRQGNQNETVRIFRYVTKGTFDSYLWQIQEQKLRYISQVMTGRSISRSCQDADETVLSAAEVKAVAVGNPMLAEKMEVDNEVIRLKLLKTNWHNEQVMLERQLSQHYPRVLASCAEKLEQYQADWKLAEQHRLQDFSITLDGTVYDERPQAGEVLLLLSKVTQLEHQAVKVGQFKGFDILLSRSGFEHVQLRGTATYTVELGDSALGNISRLENLLEKIPAKIEATKQQQQDTLHQIETAKKEIGKPFEFEDRLSQFVVRQSEINSALEFKELQGQEILNEESDEELLTESSLNWNEDHEKE; the protein is encoded by the coding sequence ATGAGCCTGCGCAAGCATCAACGGGATGTGACAGCCCGTATTATTTATTCCGGTACAGCGCTTATGGCTCATGAAGTCGGAGCCGGCAAAACGGCGGCGATGATCGCTGCAGGCATGTATTTAAGGCGTATTGGTGCGGTTCACAAGCCACTATACTGCGTACCCAATCACTTGACCGAGCAGTGGGCCAACGAATTTTTGCGCTTCTTCCCCTCTGCCAATGTGTTAGTGACCACGAAAAAGGATTTTAGCTTGGCTAACCGTCAGCGCTTCGTTTCCAAAATTGCCATGGGCAATTACGATGCCGTTATTATTGGTCATTCGCAATTCGAGAAAATCCCCATCTCCCGTGAGCGGCAGGAACAGCTCCTGCAAGATGAAATCCGCAACGTCTCCCGCATGATTAACCAGATGAAAAAAGAAAAAGGCGACAACTGGAGCATCAAGCAAATGGTTGTGTTTGAAAACAACCTGAAATCCCGCTTGGAACACCTGATGAATGAAAGTAAAAAAGACGACCTGCTCACCTTTGAACAACTTGGCGTGGATATGTTATTTGTCGATGAAGCCCATGCCTACAAAAACTGCTTCACCTTTACCAAAATGCGCAATGTTGCTGGGATCGGCAAATCAAGCAGCCAACGGGCTATCGATATGCTGCTCAAATGCCAATACTTGCAGGAGATGAACCAAGGACGTGGGGTCGTTTTTGCTACCGGCACACCCATTAGTAACAGCATGTCCGAGATGTACGTCATGCAGCGTTTTCTCCAACCTCACTTGCTGCAAAAGCTGGGACTAAACTTTTTCGATAATTGGGCTGCAACGTTTGGCGAGGTTGTTTCTTCCCTGGAGATTACACCCGAAGGCAGCGGCTATCGCATGAAATCCCGTTTTGCCAAGTTTCACAATTTGCCGGAGCTGATGAGCATGTTCCGTCTCGTTGCCGATATTCAAACCGCCGATATGCTCAAGCTCCCGGTTCCACTGCTGGAGGGAGATAAAGCCAGCGTCATCGTCAGTGACCGCTCCCCCTATCAAGAGCAGATGATGGATGAGTTCGTTGAACGAGCCGAAAAAATTCGGAACAATGAAGTCGATGCCAAAGAAGACAACATGCTCAAGCTGACTCATGAAGCCAAGCTCATGTCGATTGACCCGCGCCTGGTACATGAAGATGCTCCCGTTGATCCAATGTCCAAGCTGAATCTTTGCATTAATAACGTATTTGATATTTGGCAGGAAACACAGGCGAATCGACTTACTCAGGTTATATTCAGCGACAGCGGCACTCCAAAGTCAGGGCAGTTTAATGTGTATGATGAAATGAAATCCCAATTAGTTCTTCGCGGTATCCCGGAGCAGGAAATCGCCTTTATTCATGATGTAAATACGGACGCTGCACGGGAGGCTTTGTTCGAACAGGTGCGCCGCGGCGAAATCCGAATCCTGCTAGGCTCCACGCAAAAAATGGGAACCGGGACGAATATACAGACGAAGCTCATCGCTGCCCATCATATCGACTGTCCGTGGCGTCCTTCCGACATCATTCAACGGGATGGCCGCATTCTGCGGCAAGGCAACCAAAATGAAACGGTGCGGATTTTCCGCTACGTGACCAAAGGAACCTTCGACTCTTATTTGTGGCAAATCCAGGAGCAAAAGCTGCGCTACATCTCGCAAGTCATGACTGGCAGAAGCATTTCCCGCTCCTGTCAGGATGCCGATGAAACGGTACTGTCTGCGGCTGAAGTGAAGGCTGTTGCTGTGGGCAACCCGATGCTGGCGGAGAAGATGGAAGTGGACAATGAAGTCATCCGCCTCAAGCTGCTCAAAACAAACTGGCATAACGAGCAAGTCATGCTGGAACGGCAGCTCAGTCAGCATTATCCGCGAGTGCTGGCTTCCTGTGCGGAAAAGCTAGAGCAATATCAAGCAGATTGGAAGCTCGCTGAACAGCACCGACTCCAGGACTTTTCAATCACCTTGGATGGCACAGTTTATGATGAGCGTCCTCAAGCAGGAGAAGTTCTGCTTCTCTTATCCAAAGTCACTCAACTGGAGCATCAGGCTGTAAAGGTAGGACAATTCAAAGGATTCGACATTCTGCTGTCCCGCTCCGGTTTTGAGCATGTACAACTTCGAGGAACGGCGACCTACACGGTTGAGCTTGGAGATTCAGCTCTAGGCAATATCAGCAGGCTGGAAAATTTACTGGAGAAAATTCCTGCCAAGATTGAGGCAACCAAACAGCAGCAACAAGATACCCTCCACCAGATCGAGACCGCGAAGAAAGAAATCGGGAAGCCCTTTGAATTTGAAGATCGGCTAAGTCAATTTGTAGTGCGGCAGTCTGAGATTAACTCGGCGCTGGAGTTTAAGGAGTTACAGGGGCAAGAAATACTGAACGAGGAATCCGATGAAGAATTATTAACGGAATCAAGTCTAAACTGGAATGAGGATCATGAAAAAGAATAG
- a CDS encoding Fic family protein, whose amino-acid sequence MKAKYHMTAEQNIFVAKRNIIDYIWKSAKLEGFAVTYPDTEAIFNGLSVPGIKVNEIVGVNNLKHAWQFILGNLDYPIDLTYICKINQLVGGDNLIVQAGYLRKVPVSIGGTTWRPDMPDEDQIKDELAKILDIESPTDRAITLMLYLMRKQMFLDGNKRTAMLSGNQVMIASGSGIISIPIEHQRTFTGLLVHYYETNDMEEIKQFVYDFCIDGIQFDPIQEQDEPDLER is encoded by the coding sequence ATGAAGGCAAAGTACCATATGACGGCAGAACAAAACATTTTTGTAGCCAAGCGAAACATCATTGATTATATCTGGAAGAGTGCCAAACTGGAGGGCTTCGCCGTTACCTATCCTGATACAGAAGCCATCTTTAATGGATTAAGCGTTCCTGGCATCAAGGTAAATGAAATTGTTGGCGTAAACAACTTGAAACATGCTTGGCAATTCATCTTGGGGAATCTCGATTATCCAATTGACTTGACCTATATCTGCAAAATCAACCAGTTGGTTGGAGGAGATAACCTGATTGTTCAAGCGGGTTATTTACGAAAAGTTCCCGTTTCTATTGGCGGTACAACATGGCGTCCCGACATGCCTGATGAAGACCAAATCAAAGATGAACTTGCCAAGATACTGGATATCGAAAGTCCTACAGACCGAGCCATTACCTTAATGCTGTATCTGATGAGAAAACAAATGTTCTTGGACGGAAACAAACGGACTGCGATGCTCTCCGGCAATCAGGTAATGATTGCATCAGGTAGCGGGATTATTTCGATTCCTATTGAACATCAACGTACCTTTACTGGCTTATTGGTACATTATTATGAAACAAATGATATGGAAGAAATAAAACAATTTGTATATGATTTTTGTATTGACGGCATTCAGTTTGACCCGATTCAAGAGCAAGATGAGCCTGATCTCGAACGTTAA
- a CDS encoding sigma-70 family RNA polymerase sigma factor: MPDSIPLEIYNLNEKIISEEPIKSILTIIQSSMKNFYRSMNKQIRLFGNVDNPFLLKSIQIDIVVILPYIQEYNVFTIFFNDSAMFKLLSPGIEYVGVNMTNLEIFLEKILSEYNFELVSNHKKPNNISEDVPNHGNKEEEEESIKEFNYNNFPYSQPSEIQESLERVAEGSNLARNVLLENNLRLVGYIAKKFEHTDEDFDDLVSIGTVGLIKALENFNPIKGVKFSTFASRCIENEILMYLRSRKKQSTQPSYDLDLIEERSPNTYIDESGHSSEDTVDIFYKKELYKYIDILDTHEKEIIIKRFGLEPSGIKRTYQDIATELKISLTDVSQTEKRALVKLQKAVYSKKK; the protein is encoded by the coding sequence TTGCCCGATTCAATCCCTTTAGAAATATACAATTTAAATGAAAAAATCATTTCAGAAGAACCAATTAAATCGATTCTTACTATTATTCAATCTTCTATGAAAAATTTTTACAGATCAATGAATAAGCAAATAAGGCTATTTGGTAATGTCGATAACCCATTTCTTCTTAAATCAATTCAGATTGATATTGTGGTTATTCTGCCATATATTCAGGAATATAACGTATTTACTATTTTTTTTAATGATTCCGCTATGTTTAAACTGCTTTCCCCGGGAATAGAATACGTAGGCGTGAATATGACGAATCTCGAAATTTTTTTAGAGAAAATTTTGAGTGAATATAATTTTGAATTAGTTTCTAATCATAAGAAGCCAAATAATATCTCAGAAGATGTACCAAACCATGGAAACAAAGAAGAGGAAGAAGAATCAATTAAAGAATTTAACTATAATAATTTTCCATACTCTCAGCCTTCTGAGATTCAAGAATCTTTGGAGAGGGTAGCTGAAGGAAGTAATTTAGCACGAAATGTACTGCTAGAAAACAATTTGAGGTTAGTAGGATATATAGCAAAAAAATTTGAACATACGGATGAGGATTTTGACGATTTAGTTTCTATAGGAACGGTTGGTCTTATTAAAGCTCTTGAAAATTTTAATCCTATAAAAGGGGTGAAGTTTTCCACTTTTGCTTCGCGATGCATTGAAAATGAAATATTAATGTACCTACGTTCAAGAAAGAAGCAAAGTACCCAACCTAGCTATGACTTAGATTTGATAGAAGAAAGAAGCCCAAATACTTATATTGATGAGTCAGGGCATAGCTCAGAGGATACGGTTGATATATTTTATAAAAAAGAACTTTATAAATATATTGATATCTTGGATACTCATGAGAAGGAAATCATAATAAAAAGATTTGGACTTGAACCATCAGGAATAAAGCGGACATACCAAGATATTGCTACGGAACTTAAAATTAGCTTGACAGATGTGTCACAGACGGAAAAACGAGCCTTAGTGAAACTTCAAAAGGCGGTATATAGTAAGAAAAAATAA